From Salvia splendens isolate huo1 chromosome 3, SspV2, whole genome shotgun sequence, a single genomic window includes:
- the LOC121794642 gene encoding RNA polymerase II degradation factor 1-like isoform X4: protein MEVPPLAPTAARNGGFAMPSSSSQPSRKEWAAVSEQSVRNSANEELGRSKQVHSDERLTYERLHELAKQREELQLMEIELRAQNIARSEIARIHSNFDAQITEHGNANVKLQEQLHEKEENIRELERKIEEKDRELHAIRLDNEAAWAKQDLLREQNKELQSYRRERDSSEAERVQHISQIHELQEHIQEKDRQFMELQEQHRIAQETLNFKEEQLRDAQAWMTRAHELDALNSSTNHNLQAELRDRTDHYNQLWLACQRQCGEMERLHLHIQQLQLELVDAREKTGSNMDGSNISQIDASKLEQSNDGQQDVNIRGSQGTNIGSIQNGNIVCVSDGNTSTQADNVKVVAFAPSSLLGMPPYAQPGQVTALHPFVMHQQGVPHPSHVMQSHFHSVSTMPSDQNSQQGQPEGQHVPIPNQYDQETEQNLVKTHSNIGYKASGNGQIFHVTNLETNISQGLDADSIPSANEDSKVLDSTGKSYDKTQSPESLQKVSSHFRNALSLDHLENENDTKPQEKQVNPVHDHGTENKSTMENLNLAGLVLSERDASVKNFSEKITNNGSSTDKAGASVSAGQKSITGNTAESFLLDERVLLASIVRTIGSGGRIRISSTLPNRLGKMLAPLHWYDYKRKYGKLDDFIAGHPELFLIEGDYIQLREGAQETIAASAAVARVAAAAAAAPLSNSSLLPSVAVTPMAQSHRLKKASPHDSSYVNVNKSSFNELGAPRPLNANEHPSQFSAAQSRNINGGSLRVPGGSHGRPGMSSAGKQQRAVGAVPNVRR from the exons ATGGAGGTGCCGCCCCTCGCTCCGACTGCCGCGCGAAATGGCGGATTTGCGATGCCGTCGTCTTCGTCCCAACCTTCTCGCAAGGAGTGGGCCGCTGTGTCCGAGCAATCGGTTCGAAACTCCGCTAACGAG GAGTTGGGGCGTTCAAAACAAGTTCATTCTGACGAGAGATTGACATACGAG AGACTTCATGAACTGGCAAAACAAAGGGAGGAATTGCAGCTTATGGAGATTGAGCTTCGTGCACAGAACATTGCGAGATCCGAGATTGCCAGAATTCACAGTAACTTTGATGCTCAAATCACAGAGCATGGAAATGCTAATGTTAAACTGCAG GAGCAATTGCATGAAAAGGAAGAGAACATACGCGAGCTGGAGAGAAAGATTGAAGAGAAGGATAGAGAGTTGCATGCTATTAGATTGGACAATGAAGCG gcttgggctaaacAGGATCTTTTGAGGGAACAAAACAAAGAGCTTCAGAGCTACAG GAGGGAAAGGGACAGCTCCGAAGCTGAAAGGGTGCAGCATATTAGTCAAATCCATGAACTTCAGGAACATATTCAAGAGAAAGATCGCCAGTTCATGGAGTTGCAGGAACAG CATAGAATTGCTCAAGAAACCCTTAATTTTAAAGAGGAGCAGTTACGAGATGCTCAAGCCTGGATGACTCGTGCACATGAATTGGATGCTTTGAATTCAAGTACTAACCACAATTTACAAGCTGAGCTGCGAGATCGTACAGATCATTATAATCAACTCTGGCTTGCTTGTCAAAGACAG TGTGGTGAGATGGAAAGGCTTCATTTGCACATACAACAGCTCCAGCTTGAGTTGGTCGACGCTAGAGAGAAGACTGGAAGTAACATGGATGGTTCAAATATCTCCCAGATTGATGCTTCTAAACTAGAACAGAGCAATGACGGCCAGCAGGATGTGAATATTAGAGGTTCACAGGGTACAAACATTGGCAGCATACAAAATGGAAATATTGTATGTGTTTCTGATGGAAACACATCAACACAG GCTGACAATGTTAAAGTTGTTGCGTTTGCTCCTTCATCCCTTCTTGGCATGCCACCCTATGCTCAACCAGGACAGGTGACTGCTTTGCATCCATTTGTAATGCATCAACAAGGTGTTCCTCACCCATCACATGTTATGCAATCTCATTTTCACTCGGTATCCACAATGCCCTCCGATCAAAATTCGCAGCAG GGTCAACCAGAAGGCCAACATGTTCCTATCCCTAATCAATATGATCAGGAAACCGAACAAAATTTGGTGAAAACTCACTCTAATATTGGCTACAAAGCTTCTGGGAATGGTCAAATTTTTCATGTGACTAATTTGGAAACAAATATCAGCCAAGGATTAGATGCTGATTCAATCCCATCAGCAAATGAAGATAGCAAG GTTCTTGACTCCACTGGAAAGAGTTATGACAAGACACAATCTCCAGAGAGCTTGCAGAAAGTTTCTTCGCATTTTCGAAACGCACTTAGTTTGGATCAtctagaaaatgaaaatgacacTAAG CCACAGGAGAAACAAGTCAACCCTGTCCATGATCACGGAACGGAAAACAAGAGTACAATGGAAAATCTCAATCTTGCTGGCCTGGTGTTGTCCGAAAGAGATGCTAGTGTTAAGAATTTCAGTGAGAAGATCACAAATAACGGCTCGAGTACTGATAAGGCTGGTGCATCTGTATCTGCGGGGCAGAAAAGTATCACAGGAAACACTGCAGAAAGTTTTCTACTAGATGAAAGAGTATTATTGGCTTCTATAGTTCGCACAATAGGCTCTGGTGGCAGAATTAGGATTAGTTCAACG CTTCCAAATAGACTTGGGAAAATGCTTGCCCCACTTCACTGGTATGACTACAAAAGGAAGTATGGAAAGCTTGATGATTTTATAGCTGGTCATCCAGAA CTATTTCTGATTGAGGGCGACTACATTCAGCTTCGTGAAGGCGCACAGGAAACCATAGCAGCCTCAGCAGCTGTTGCCAGAGTTGCTGCGGCAGCCGCTGCAGCTCCATTGTCAAACTCGTCATTGTTGCCCTCTGTAGCAGTAACTCCCATGGCTCAGTCCCACCGACTAAAGAAGGCCTCACCTCATGACTCATCGTATGTAAATGTTAATAAGAGCAGCTTTAATGAGCTTGGTGCTCCTAGACCCTTGAATGCGAATGAGCATCCTTCTCAGTTCTCAGCTGCGCAGAGTCGCAACATAAATGGTGGTTCACTTCGTGTTCCTGGAGGATCTCATGGGAGGCCTGGAATGAGTTCAGCTGGGAAACAACAAAG GGCAGTTGGGGCTGTGCCAAATGTGAGAAGATA G
- the LOC121794642 gene encoding RNA polymerase II degradation factor 1-like isoform X3, with protein sequence MEVPPLAPTAARNGGFAMPSSSSQPSRKEWAAVSEQSVRNSANEELGRSKQVHSDERLTYEQRLHELAKQREELQLMEIELRAQNIARSEIARIHSNFDAQITEHGNANVKLQEQLHEKEENIRELERKIEEKDRELHAIRLDNEAAWAKQDLLREQNKELQSYRRERDSSEAERVQHISQIHELQEHIQEKDRQFMELQEQHRIAQETLNFKEEQLRDAQAWMTRAHELDALNSSTNHNLQAELRDRTDHYNQLWLACQRQCGEMERLHLHIQQLQLELVDAREKTGSNMDGSNISQIDASKLEQSNDGQQDVNIRGSQGTNIGSIQNGNIVCVSDGNTSTQADNVKVVAFAPSSLLGMPPYAQPGQVTALHPFVMHQQGVPHPSHVMQSHFHSVSTMPSDQNSQQGQPEGQHVPIPNQYDQETEQNLVKTHSNIGYKASGNGQIFHVTNLETNISQGLDADSIPSANEDSKVLDSTGKSYDKTQSPESLQKVSSHFRNALSLDHLENENDTKPQEKQVNPVHDHGTENKSTMENLNLAGLVLSERDASVKNFSEKITNNGSSTDKAGASVSAGQKSITGNTAESFLLDERVLLASIVRTIGSGGRIRISSTLPNRLGKMLAPLHWYDYKRKYGKLDDFIAGHPELFLIEGDYIQLREGAQETIAASAAVARVAAAAAAAPLSNSSLLPSVAVTPMAQSHRLKKASPHDSSYVNVNKSSFNELGAPRPLNANEHPSQFSAAQSRNINGGSLRVPGGSHGRPGMSSAGKQQRAVGAVPNVRR encoded by the exons ATGGAGGTGCCGCCCCTCGCTCCGACTGCCGCGCGAAATGGCGGATTTGCGATGCCGTCGTCTTCGTCCCAACCTTCTCGCAAGGAGTGGGCCGCTGTGTCCGAGCAATCGGTTCGAAACTCCGCTAACGAG GAGTTGGGGCGTTCAAAACAAGTTCATTCTGACGAGAGATTGACATACGAG CAGAGACTTCATGAACTGGCAAAACAAAGGGAGGAATTGCAGCTTATGGAGATTGAGCTTCGTGCACAGAACATTGCGAGATCCGAGATTGCCAGAATTCACAGTAACTTTGATGCTCAAATCACAGAGCATGGAAATGCTAATGTTAAACTGCAG GAGCAATTGCATGAAAAGGAAGAGAACATACGCGAGCTGGAGAGAAAGATTGAAGAGAAGGATAGAGAGTTGCATGCTATTAGATTGGACAATGAAGCG gcttgggctaaacAGGATCTTTTGAGGGAACAAAACAAAGAGCTTCAGAGCTACAG GAGGGAAAGGGACAGCTCCGAAGCTGAAAGGGTGCAGCATATTAGTCAAATCCATGAACTTCAGGAACATATTCAAGAGAAAGATCGCCAGTTCATGGAGTTGCAGGAACAG CATAGAATTGCTCAAGAAACCCTTAATTTTAAAGAGGAGCAGTTACGAGATGCTCAAGCCTGGATGACTCGTGCACATGAATTGGATGCTTTGAATTCAAGTACTAACCACAATTTACAAGCTGAGCTGCGAGATCGTACAGATCATTATAATCAACTCTGGCTTGCTTGTCAAAGACAG TGTGGTGAGATGGAAAGGCTTCATTTGCACATACAACAGCTCCAGCTTGAGTTGGTCGACGCTAGAGAGAAGACTGGAAGTAACATGGATGGTTCAAATATCTCCCAGATTGATGCTTCTAAACTAGAACAGAGCAATGACGGCCAGCAGGATGTGAATATTAGAGGTTCACAGGGTACAAACATTGGCAGCATACAAAATGGAAATATTGTATGTGTTTCTGATGGAAACACATCAACACAG GCTGACAATGTTAAAGTTGTTGCGTTTGCTCCTTCATCCCTTCTTGGCATGCCACCCTATGCTCAACCAGGACAGGTGACTGCTTTGCATCCATTTGTAATGCATCAACAAGGTGTTCCTCACCCATCACATGTTATGCAATCTCATTTTCACTCGGTATCCACAATGCCCTCCGATCAAAATTCGCAGCAG GGTCAACCAGAAGGCCAACATGTTCCTATCCCTAATCAATATGATCAGGAAACCGAACAAAATTTGGTGAAAACTCACTCTAATATTGGCTACAAAGCTTCTGGGAATGGTCAAATTTTTCATGTGACTAATTTGGAAACAAATATCAGCCAAGGATTAGATGCTGATTCAATCCCATCAGCAAATGAAGATAGCAAG GTTCTTGACTCCACTGGAAAGAGTTATGACAAGACACAATCTCCAGAGAGCTTGCAGAAAGTTTCTTCGCATTTTCGAAACGCACTTAGTTTGGATCAtctagaaaatgaaaatgacacTAAG CCACAGGAGAAACAAGTCAACCCTGTCCATGATCACGGAACGGAAAACAAGAGTACAATGGAAAATCTCAATCTTGCTGGCCTGGTGTTGTCCGAAAGAGATGCTAGTGTTAAGAATTTCAGTGAGAAGATCACAAATAACGGCTCGAGTACTGATAAGGCTGGTGCATCTGTATCTGCGGGGCAGAAAAGTATCACAGGAAACACTGCAGAAAGTTTTCTACTAGATGAAAGAGTATTATTGGCTTCTATAGTTCGCACAATAGGCTCTGGTGGCAGAATTAGGATTAGTTCAACG CTTCCAAATAGACTTGGGAAAATGCTTGCCCCACTTCACTGGTATGACTACAAAAGGAAGTATGGAAAGCTTGATGATTTTATAGCTGGTCATCCAGAA CTATTTCTGATTGAGGGCGACTACATTCAGCTTCGTGAAGGCGCACAGGAAACCATAGCAGCCTCAGCAGCTGTTGCCAGAGTTGCTGCGGCAGCCGCTGCAGCTCCATTGTCAAACTCGTCATTGTTGCCCTCTGTAGCAGTAACTCCCATGGCTCAGTCCCACCGACTAAAGAAGGCCTCACCTCATGACTCATCGTATGTAAATGTTAATAAGAGCAGCTTTAATGAGCTTGGTGCTCCTAGACCCTTGAATGCGAATGAGCATCCTTCTCAGTTCTCAGCTGCGCAGAGTCGCAACATAAATGGTGGTTCACTTCGTGTTCCTGGAGGATCTCATGGGAGGCCTGGAATGAGTTCAGCTGGGAAACAACAAAG GGCAGTTGGGGCTGTGCCAAATGTGAGAAGATA G
- the LOC121794642 gene encoding uncharacterized protein LOC121794642 isoform X2 has protein sequence MEVPPLAPTAARNGGFAMPSSSSQPSRKEWAAVSEQSVRNSANEELGRSKQVHSDERLTYEHGREPVDVDFCSITIDGNLNNNILQQRLHELAKQREELQLMEIELRAQNIARSEIARIHSNFDAQITEHGNANVKLQEQLHEKEENIRELERKIEEKDRELHAIRLDNEAAWAKQDLLREQNKELQSYRRERDSSEAERVQHISQIHELQEHIQEKDRQFMELQEQHRIAQETLNFKEEQLRDAQAWMTRAHELDALNSSTNHNLQAELRDRTDHYNQLWLACQRQCGEMERLHLHIQQLQLELVDAREKTGSNMDGSNISQIDASKLEQSNDGQQDVNIRGSQGTNIGSIQNGNIVCVSDGNTSTQADNVKVVAFAPSSLLGMPPYAQPGQVTALHPFVMHQQGVPHPSHVMQSHFHSVSTMPSDQNSQQGQPEGQHVPIPNQYDQETEQNLVKTHSNIGYKASGNGQIFHVTNLETNISQGLDADSIPSANEDSKVLDSTGKSYDKTQSPESLQKVSSHFRNALSLDHLENENDTKPQEKQVNPVHDHGTENKSTMENLNLAGLVLSERDASVKNFSEKITNNGSSTDKAGASVSAGQKSITGNTAESFLLDERVLLASIVRTIGSGGRIRISSTLPNRLGKMLAPLHWYDYKRKYGKLDDFIAGHPELFLIEGDYIQLREGAQETIAASAAVARVAAAAAAAPLSNSSLLPSVAVTPMAQSHRLKKASPHDSSYVNVNKSSFNELGAPRPLNANEHPSQFSAAQSRNINGGSLRVPGGSHGRPGMSSAGKQQRAVGAVPNVRR, from the exons ATGGAGGTGCCGCCCCTCGCTCCGACTGCCGCGCGAAATGGCGGATTTGCGATGCCGTCGTCTTCGTCCCAACCTTCTCGCAAGGAGTGGGCCGCTGTGTCCGAGCAATCGGTTCGAAACTCCGCTAACGAG GAGTTGGGGCGTTCAAAACAAGTTCATTCTGACGAGAGATTGACATACGAG CATGGGAGGGAGCCAGTGGATGTGGATTTTTGCTCGATAACTATTGATGGGAATTTGAACAACAATATTTTGCAGCAGAGACTTCATGAACTGGCAAAACAAAGGGAGGAATTGCAGCTTATGGAGATTGAGCTTCGTGCACAGAACATTGCGAGATCCGAGATTGCCAGAATTCACAGTAACTTTGATGCTCAAATCACAGAGCATGGAAATGCTAATGTTAAACTGCAG GAGCAATTGCATGAAAAGGAAGAGAACATACGCGAGCTGGAGAGAAAGATTGAAGAGAAGGATAGAGAGTTGCATGCTATTAGATTGGACAATGAAGCG gcttgggctaaacAGGATCTTTTGAGGGAACAAAACAAAGAGCTTCAGAGCTACAG GAGGGAAAGGGACAGCTCCGAAGCTGAAAGGGTGCAGCATATTAGTCAAATCCATGAACTTCAGGAACATATTCAAGAGAAAGATCGCCAGTTCATGGAGTTGCAGGAACAG CATAGAATTGCTCAAGAAACCCTTAATTTTAAAGAGGAGCAGTTACGAGATGCTCAAGCCTGGATGACTCGTGCACATGAATTGGATGCTTTGAATTCAAGTACTAACCACAATTTACAAGCTGAGCTGCGAGATCGTACAGATCATTATAATCAACTCTGGCTTGCTTGTCAAAGACAG TGTGGTGAGATGGAAAGGCTTCATTTGCACATACAACAGCTCCAGCTTGAGTTGGTCGACGCTAGAGAGAAGACTGGAAGTAACATGGATGGTTCAAATATCTCCCAGATTGATGCTTCTAAACTAGAACAGAGCAATGACGGCCAGCAGGATGTGAATATTAGAGGTTCACAGGGTACAAACATTGGCAGCATACAAAATGGAAATATTGTATGTGTTTCTGATGGAAACACATCAACACAG GCTGACAATGTTAAAGTTGTTGCGTTTGCTCCTTCATCCCTTCTTGGCATGCCACCCTATGCTCAACCAGGACAGGTGACTGCTTTGCATCCATTTGTAATGCATCAACAAGGTGTTCCTCACCCATCACATGTTATGCAATCTCATTTTCACTCGGTATCCACAATGCCCTCCGATCAAAATTCGCAGCAG GGTCAACCAGAAGGCCAACATGTTCCTATCCCTAATCAATATGATCAGGAAACCGAACAAAATTTGGTGAAAACTCACTCTAATATTGGCTACAAAGCTTCTGGGAATGGTCAAATTTTTCATGTGACTAATTTGGAAACAAATATCAGCCAAGGATTAGATGCTGATTCAATCCCATCAGCAAATGAAGATAGCAAG GTTCTTGACTCCACTGGAAAGAGTTATGACAAGACACAATCTCCAGAGAGCTTGCAGAAAGTTTCTTCGCATTTTCGAAACGCACTTAGTTTGGATCAtctagaaaatgaaaatgacacTAAG CCACAGGAGAAACAAGTCAACCCTGTCCATGATCACGGAACGGAAAACAAGAGTACAATGGAAAATCTCAATCTTGCTGGCCTGGTGTTGTCCGAAAGAGATGCTAGTGTTAAGAATTTCAGTGAGAAGATCACAAATAACGGCTCGAGTACTGATAAGGCTGGTGCATCTGTATCTGCGGGGCAGAAAAGTATCACAGGAAACACTGCAGAAAGTTTTCTACTAGATGAAAGAGTATTATTGGCTTCTATAGTTCGCACAATAGGCTCTGGTGGCAGAATTAGGATTAGTTCAACG CTTCCAAATAGACTTGGGAAAATGCTTGCCCCACTTCACTGGTATGACTACAAAAGGAAGTATGGAAAGCTTGATGATTTTATAGCTGGTCATCCAGAA CTATTTCTGATTGAGGGCGACTACATTCAGCTTCGTGAAGGCGCACAGGAAACCATAGCAGCCTCAGCAGCTGTTGCCAGAGTTGCTGCGGCAGCCGCTGCAGCTCCATTGTCAAACTCGTCATTGTTGCCCTCTGTAGCAGTAACTCCCATGGCTCAGTCCCACCGACTAAAGAAGGCCTCACCTCATGACTCATCGTATGTAAATGTTAATAAGAGCAGCTTTAATGAGCTTGGTGCTCCTAGACCCTTGAATGCGAATGAGCATCCTTCTCAGTTCTCAGCTGCGCAGAGTCGCAACATAAATGGTGGTTCACTTCGTGTTCCTGGAGGATCTCATGGGAGGCCTGGAATGAGTTCAGCTGGGAAACAACAAAG GGCAGTTGGGGCTGTGCCAAATGTGAGAAGATA G
- the LOC121794642 gene encoding uncharacterized protein LOC121794642 isoform X1, producing the protein MEVPPLAPTAARNGGFAMPSSSSQPSRKEWAAVSEQSVRNSANEELGRSKQVHSDERLTYELQHGREPVDVDFCSITIDGNLNNNILQQRLHELAKQREELQLMEIELRAQNIARSEIARIHSNFDAQITEHGNANVKLQEQLHEKEENIRELERKIEEKDRELHAIRLDNEAAWAKQDLLREQNKELQSYRRERDSSEAERVQHISQIHELQEHIQEKDRQFMELQEQHRIAQETLNFKEEQLRDAQAWMTRAHELDALNSSTNHNLQAELRDRTDHYNQLWLACQRQCGEMERLHLHIQQLQLELVDAREKTGSNMDGSNISQIDASKLEQSNDGQQDVNIRGSQGTNIGSIQNGNIVCVSDGNTSTQADNVKVVAFAPSSLLGMPPYAQPGQVTALHPFVMHQQGVPHPSHVMQSHFHSVSTMPSDQNSQQGQPEGQHVPIPNQYDQETEQNLVKTHSNIGYKASGNGQIFHVTNLETNISQGLDADSIPSANEDSKVLDSTGKSYDKTQSPESLQKVSSHFRNALSLDHLENENDTKPQEKQVNPVHDHGTENKSTMENLNLAGLVLSERDASVKNFSEKITNNGSSTDKAGASVSAGQKSITGNTAESFLLDERVLLASIVRTIGSGGRIRISSTLPNRLGKMLAPLHWYDYKRKYGKLDDFIAGHPELFLIEGDYIQLREGAQETIAASAAVARVAAAAAAAPLSNSSLLPSVAVTPMAQSHRLKKASPHDSSYVNVNKSSFNELGAPRPLNANEHPSQFSAAQSRNINGGSLRVPGGSHGRPGMSSAGKQQRAVGAVPNVRR; encoded by the exons ATGGAGGTGCCGCCCCTCGCTCCGACTGCCGCGCGAAATGGCGGATTTGCGATGCCGTCGTCTTCGTCCCAACCTTCTCGCAAGGAGTGGGCCGCTGTGTCCGAGCAATCGGTTCGAAACTCCGCTAACGAG GAGTTGGGGCGTTCAAAACAAGTTCATTCTGACGAGAGATTGACATACGAG TTACAGCATGGGAGGGAGCCAGTGGATGTGGATTTTTGCTCGATAACTATTGATGGGAATTTGAACAACAATATTTTGCAGCAGAGACTTCATGAACTGGCAAAACAAAGGGAGGAATTGCAGCTTATGGAGATTGAGCTTCGTGCACAGAACATTGCGAGATCCGAGATTGCCAGAATTCACAGTAACTTTGATGCTCAAATCACAGAGCATGGAAATGCTAATGTTAAACTGCAG GAGCAATTGCATGAAAAGGAAGAGAACATACGCGAGCTGGAGAGAAAGATTGAAGAGAAGGATAGAGAGTTGCATGCTATTAGATTGGACAATGAAGCG gcttgggctaaacAGGATCTTTTGAGGGAACAAAACAAAGAGCTTCAGAGCTACAG GAGGGAAAGGGACAGCTCCGAAGCTGAAAGGGTGCAGCATATTAGTCAAATCCATGAACTTCAGGAACATATTCAAGAGAAAGATCGCCAGTTCATGGAGTTGCAGGAACAG CATAGAATTGCTCAAGAAACCCTTAATTTTAAAGAGGAGCAGTTACGAGATGCTCAAGCCTGGATGACTCGTGCACATGAATTGGATGCTTTGAATTCAAGTACTAACCACAATTTACAAGCTGAGCTGCGAGATCGTACAGATCATTATAATCAACTCTGGCTTGCTTGTCAAAGACAG TGTGGTGAGATGGAAAGGCTTCATTTGCACATACAACAGCTCCAGCTTGAGTTGGTCGACGCTAGAGAGAAGACTGGAAGTAACATGGATGGTTCAAATATCTCCCAGATTGATGCTTCTAAACTAGAACAGAGCAATGACGGCCAGCAGGATGTGAATATTAGAGGTTCACAGGGTACAAACATTGGCAGCATACAAAATGGAAATATTGTATGTGTTTCTGATGGAAACACATCAACACAG GCTGACAATGTTAAAGTTGTTGCGTTTGCTCCTTCATCCCTTCTTGGCATGCCACCCTATGCTCAACCAGGACAGGTGACTGCTTTGCATCCATTTGTAATGCATCAACAAGGTGTTCCTCACCCATCACATGTTATGCAATCTCATTTTCACTCGGTATCCACAATGCCCTCCGATCAAAATTCGCAGCAG GGTCAACCAGAAGGCCAACATGTTCCTATCCCTAATCAATATGATCAGGAAACCGAACAAAATTTGGTGAAAACTCACTCTAATATTGGCTACAAAGCTTCTGGGAATGGTCAAATTTTTCATGTGACTAATTTGGAAACAAATATCAGCCAAGGATTAGATGCTGATTCAATCCCATCAGCAAATGAAGATAGCAAG GTTCTTGACTCCACTGGAAAGAGTTATGACAAGACACAATCTCCAGAGAGCTTGCAGAAAGTTTCTTCGCATTTTCGAAACGCACTTAGTTTGGATCAtctagaaaatgaaaatgacacTAAG CCACAGGAGAAACAAGTCAACCCTGTCCATGATCACGGAACGGAAAACAAGAGTACAATGGAAAATCTCAATCTTGCTGGCCTGGTGTTGTCCGAAAGAGATGCTAGTGTTAAGAATTTCAGTGAGAAGATCACAAATAACGGCTCGAGTACTGATAAGGCTGGTGCATCTGTATCTGCGGGGCAGAAAAGTATCACAGGAAACACTGCAGAAAGTTTTCTACTAGATGAAAGAGTATTATTGGCTTCTATAGTTCGCACAATAGGCTCTGGTGGCAGAATTAGGATTAGTTCAACG CTTCCAAATAGACTTGGGAAAATGCTTGCCCCACTTCACTGGTATGACTACAAAAGGAAGTATGGAAAGCTTGATGATTTTATAGCTGGTCATCCAGAA CTATTTCTGATTGAGGGCGACTACATTCAGCTTCGTGAAGGCGCACAGGAAACCATAGCAGCCTCAGCAGCTGTTGCCAGAGTTGCTGCGGCAGCCGCTGCAGCTCCATTGTCAAACTCGTCATTGTTGCCCTCTGTAGCAGTAACTCCCATGGCTCAGTCCCACCGACTAAAGAAGGCCTCACCTCATGACTCATCGTATGTAAATGTTAATAAGAGCAGCTTTAATGAGCTTGGTGCTCCTAGACCCTTGAATGCGAATGAGCATCCTTCTCAGTTCTCAGCTGCGCAGAGTCGCAACATAAATGGTGGTTCACTTCGTGTTCCTGGAGGATCTCATGGGAGGCCTGGAATGAGTTCAGCTGGGAAACAACAAAG GGCAGTTGGGGCTGTGCCAAATGTGAGAAGATA G
- the LOC121794023 gene encoding auxin-responsive protein SAUR32-like, with amino-acid sequence MGSGGHHLINFHLHHGGRRGIPKGCLAITVGQAAEQQRFVIPVIYINHPLFTELLKEAEEEYGFNQKGPINIPCHVEEFRQIQGLIDQDATSHHHQLLCFRA; translated from the coding sequence ATGGGAAGCGGCGGCCACCACCTGATCAATTTCCATCTCCACCACGGCGGCCGGCGGGGAATCCCCAAGGGATGCCTGGCGATTACGGTGGGCCAGGCAGCGGAGCAGCAGCGCTTCGTCATTCCGGTCATCTACATCAACCACCCGCTCTTCACGGAGCTGCTcaaggaggcggaggaggagtaCGGCTTCAATCAGAAAGGTCCGATCAATATCCCCTGCCACGTCGAGGAGTTTCGTCAGATTCAAGGCTTGATTGATCAGGATGCGACGTCGCACCACCACCAGTTATTGTGTTTCAGAGCTTGA